From the Pseudomonadota bacterium genome, the window ATCGCCGAAGGCACCCATAGCCACGGCGATGAATCGGGGCACCCCGTCGTTCTCCCAGTAGACGGTCGAGCCGCAGTTTGGGCAAAACCGGAAGACCAGCTTGTTGCCGCTGTCGGCCACCCGAACGAACTCGCTCGCGCGGCCTTCGATCTCGAGAATCTGTTCGCGTCGGAATCGCGCTTGCGCGCCAAAAGCGCTGCCGGTTCGGCGCTGGCAGTCCAAGCAATGGCACATCGAAATGCGCACGGGTTCGCCCTGGCATGCGAGCCGAAGCTGTCCGCAGCTGCAGGCGGCCTGACGGGTGGTCATTGGTTCACCTTGACTGAGCCGAATCCCATCGAGCTTTGTTCAACGGTTCCGCCGCCGCGGCGTCGGCCTTTGCTTGGGCTTGCGCGCGGGCACGGATGCGAGCTGCGAGAGCTCGCGCACGGTCTCGCTCGCGGTGGTGACGAACAGGAACGGCATCAGGCCGTGGAGAATGGCGGCGAGCCCGCCCTTCACCATCTTCCAGCCGTAGCGCTGGGCAAAGAGGAGATGCTCGCTATAGCTCTGGCCGACCGAGCGCGGATGCGACAGGAACCGCCCCAGCAT encodes:
- a CDS encoding GFA family protein, producing MTTRQAACSCGQLRLACQGEPVRISMCHCLDCQRRTGSAFGAQARFRREQILEIEGRASEFVRVADSGNKLVFRFCPNCGSTVYWENDGVPRFIAVAMGAFGDPSFPPPRIAVYESRAHSWALAPAGMSIERQSGDAN